A DNA window from Natronosalvus rutilus contains the following coding sequences:
- a CDS encoding acetate--CoA ligase family protein, translated as MSDDRSDLDPLLAPDSVAVVGASPDNWYSGKLVDNLLEYGYEGDVYLVNPGRDTAWGMHCYDDVGGLPETVDLVVCCVPRAVTVDVLREVGERGVPAALVITAGFAEADAEGEHLQAELVDVADKYDMHVAGPNCIGLANVVEGTVLTSTCSRQPEPGSIGLVSQSGALAFTTFFERAADEDVGFSHVVSTGNEAALSATDIVEYLGSQDAVDVVCAYVEGLDDPRRFVRVADDAARNGTPVLTVKVGRSSVAEAAILSHTGSVTGSDDAWAGAFSQVGVERVPDIPDLLGRAKAHAAFDPPASNRICIASTSGGMGSLLADMAAKRGLELPDIDDDTERALLNMDGLLTFGELHNPADIRGQGADVLPEITDVLFTDDAFDAYVFAIGLPAVGEDADAIADSLLAVADAATDPVFLLWTGRKEPFEPGGTQPYERVRQRMPLYYDPGRCMDAVASLFEAGENADRLAERPSRAALERDAGWSVESDDPDAVDAADATDYGIDLPSDDVLSWTRAARLLEAFGIDVHSTALATNASEAADAAADFGFPIVLKIDSPDVPHRTDADAVRVGLEDTAAVRDAYETIVANTRAYAPDARIEGVLVQPYVDAGVETLVGATRDDAFGPVVTVGSGGVAVELHDDTAVRLAPLSKEDAYDAIEATTLEERFGGYRGDPPRDVDALVDLLEAVGRLAAVIDGVAELDLNPVVVHEDGVSIVDVLVRTN; from the coding sequence ATGAGCGACGATCGCTCCGACCTCGACCCGCTACTCGCGCCCGACTCGGTCGCCGTCGTCGGTGCGAGCCCGGACAACTGGTACTCCGGAAAGCTCGTCGACAACCTCCTCGAGTATGGGTACGAGGGTGATGTCTACCTCGTCAATCCTGGGCGCGACACGGCCTGGGGGATGCATTGCTACGACGACGTCGGCGGGCTCCCCGAGACTGTCGACCTGGTCGTCTGTTGCGTCCCGCGTGCGGTCACCGTCGACGTCCTCCGGGAGGTTGGTGAACGCGGCGTGCCCGCCGCGCTCGTCATCACTGCCGGGTTCGCCGAGGCCGACGCGGAGGGCGAACACCTCCAGGCGGAACTTGTAGACGTCGCCGACAAGTATGACATGCACGTCGCGGGACCGAACTGCATCGGGCTGGCGAACGTCGTCGAGGGAACGGTACTGACGAGCACGTGCTCGCGCCAGCCAGAACCGGGCTCCATCGGCCTCGTGAGCCAGTCCGGCGCGCTCGCGTTCACGACGTTCTTCGAACGGGCGGCCGACGAGGACGTCGGGTTCTCGCACGTCGTCTCGACGGGGAACGAGGCCGCGCTCTCGGCGACCGACATCGTCGAGTACCTAGGCTCGCAGGACGCGGTCGACGTCGTCTGCGCGTACGTCGAAGGCCTCGACGACCCGCGGCGGTTCGTTCGCGTCGCCGACGATGCCGCCCGGAACGGGACACCGGTCCTGACCGTGAAGGTCGGGCGTTCCTCGGTCGCCGAGGCCGCCATCCTCTCACATACCGGCTCGGTCACCGGGAGCGACGACGCCTGGGCGGGTGCGTTCTCACAGGTCGGCGTCGAGCGCGTCCCGGACATCCCCGACCTACTCGGTCGCGCGAAGGCTCACGCGGCGTTCGACCCACCGGCGTCAAACCGTATCTGCATCGCATCCACCAGCGGTGGGATGGGGAGCCTACTCGCCGACATGGCCGCCAAACGCGGCCTCGAACTCCCCGACATCGACGACGACACCGAGCGCGCACTGCTCAACATGGACGGCCTCCTGACGTTCGGAGAACTCCACAACCCCGCCGATATCCGCGGCCAAGGCGCGGACGTCCTCCCGGAAATCACCGACGTCCTGTTCACCGACGACGCGTTCGACGCGTACGTGTTCGCGATCGGGCTTCCCGCGGTCGGCGAGGACGCCGACGCTATCGCCGACTCGCTGCTCGCGGTCGCCGACGCCGCCACCGACCCGGTGTTCTTACTCTGGACCGGCCGGAAGGAACCGTTCGAGCCCGGCGGCACCCAGCCCTACGAGCGCGTCCGCCAGCGGATGCCGCTGTACTATGACCCGGGGCGCTGCATGGACGCCGTCGCCTCCCTCTTCGAAGCCGGCGAGAACGCGGACCGGCTCGCCGAGCGCCCGTCGCGTGCGGCGCTCGAACGTGACGCCGGCTGGAGCGTCGAATCCGACGACCCCGACGCGGTAGACGCGGCCGACGCGACTGACTACGGCATCGACCTCCCTTCGGACGACGTGCTCTCCTGGACGCGGGCCGCCAGGCTGCTGGAGGCCTTCGGTATCGACGTGCATTCGACTGCGCTTGCGACCAACGCGAGCGAGGCCGCGGACGCGGCTGCAGACTTCGGGTTCCCGATCGTGCTGAAAATTGATTCTCCGGATGTCCCCCATCGTACCGACGCCGACGCGGTCCGCGTTGGCCTCGAGGACACCGCTGCCGTCCGTGACGCGTACGAGACCATCGTCGCGAACACGCGAGCGTACGCCCCCGACGCACGGATCGAGGGCGTGCTCGTCCAGCCATACGTCGACGCGGGCGTGGAGACGCTCGTCGGCGCCACTCGCGACGACGCGTTCGGACCGGTCGTCACTGTCGGGTCGGGCGGTGTCGCCGTCGAACTCCACGACGACACGGCCGTTCGCCTCGCGCCGCTCTCGAAGGAAGACGCGTACGACGCCATCGAGGCGACGACACTCGAGGAACGCTTCGGCGGATACCGCGGCGACCCGCCGCGCGACGTCGACGCGCTCGTCGACCTCCTTGAGGCGGTCGGTCGACTCGCCGCGGTGATCGACGGCGTCGCCGAATTGGACCTGAACCCGGTCGTCGTCCACGAGGACGGCGTCTCCATTGTGGACGTACTCGTCCGGACGAACTGA
- a CDS encoding zinc-binding dehydrogenase, translating to MPTSEMGTVAYLAEPGRVEFRKYPVPEPGPGEIVTTVDRANVCGSELHIWRGDHPEIKEGSLGHEALCRIDSLGEGVETDYAGEPVEEGDLIAPVYYLTCRNCTACLHGQFHLCENVYEYWSRSPEEPPHFHGTFGTHYVVHQDQYFYKIPEGLDPSIAAGANCALSQVMFGLDETGVEYGDSVVVQGGGGLGLNAIAYANERGAETILVEGVEGRIDRGREFGVDHVVDFRQYDSVDARAERVRELTDGVGADVGVEVAGVPEAFTEGISLLRDGGRYLEMGNVTPGAMTDFDPGLLTRKSIDITSVVRYDPWYLHRALEFLAEQTDTYPYEDLIDAEFNLLDVDEALQQSDSREVTRATLLPH from the coding sequence ATGCCAACCTCCGAGATGGGTACGGTCGCATACCTCGCCGAACCGGGACGCGTCGAGTTCAGGAAGTATCCGGTTCCGGAGCCGGGGCCCGGGGAGATCGTCACGACGGTTGACCGCGCGAACGTCTGTGGGTCGGAGCTGCACATCTGGCGGGGGGACCACCCTGAGATCAAGGAGGGATCACTCGGCCACGAGGCGCTCTGTCGCATCGACTCACTCGGTGAGGGCGTCGAGACCGACTACGCCGGCGAACCAGTCGAGGAGGGCGACCTCATCGCGCCCGTTTACTACTTGACGTGTCGGAATTGTACCGCCTGCCTGCACGGACAGTTCCACCTCTGTGAAAACGTCTACGAGTACTGGTCGCGGTCGCCTGAGGAACCGCCGCACTTCCACGGGACGTTCGGGACACACTACGTCGTCCACCAGGACCAGTACTTCTACAAGATACCAGAAGGACTGGACCCTAGCATCGCCGCGGGCGCAAACTGCGCGCTCTCCCAAGTGATGTTCGGCCTCGACGAGACCGGCGTCGAGTACGGCGACAGCGTCGTCGTCCAAGGCGGCGGCGGCCTGGGGCTGAACGCCATTGCGTACGCGAACGAGCGGGGCGCGGAGACGATCCTCGTCGAGGGTGTCGAGGGCCGCATCGACCGCGGCCGCGAGTTCGGCGTCGATCACGTCGTTGATTTCCGCCAGTACGACTCGGTCGACGCCCGTGCGGAGCGCGTCCGCGAGCTCACGGACGGCGTCGGCGCGGACGTCGGCGTCGAGGTCGCAGGCGTTCCGGAGGCGTTCACGGAGGGCATCAGTCTCCTGCGCGACGGTGGGCGGTACCTGGAGATGGGAAACGTCACGCCCGGTGCGATGACCGACTTCGACCCGGGGCTCCTCACGCGCAAGTCCATCGACATCACATCCGTGGTGCGGTACGACCCGTGGTACCTCCACCGCGCACTGGAGTTCCTTGCTGAGCAGACCGATACGTATCCCTACGAGGACCTCATCGACGCAGAGTTCAATCTGCTTGACGTCGACGAGGCGCTCCAGCAGTCGGACTCCCGAGAGGTCACGCGAGCGACGCTGCTCCCGCACTGA
- a CDS encoding cupin domain-containing protein, with the protein MSVDIDYDGDPFRPTKERPKASVVRFDDVEPWARHASDIGCNFDHLVWGYDLPASRWFDRGELRQLDPGEYTDFQSHREDVEGPVEKVVRVVSGRGVLRTEHRDEPLERFDLVTVPTGAAYQLGNAGTNELWLASWTSVGDNHLHEASTLEPAERTGAREEYERVMAARTDEGLQTAPGYAGDYDGDPDEDRPEPTVTRFAESMPKVFHESPAVGCNADRPDWITTTEDLEWFSDSVVMRLDPGTYTSLHTHFDNEGPHEEVYWVMAGEARLVTEYRDERLRRFDCAFFPTNNPHSIGNVGTDTLWVGAWGARGGREAEFELDDLEVSERPGQAEEYERVMAARKERGLSTPSWVSFDDE; encoded by the coding sequence ATGTCCGTGGATATCGACTACGACGGCGACCCTTTCAGGCCGACCAAGGAGCGTCCGAAGGCGAGTGTCGTCCGATTCGACGACGTCGAACCGTGGGCCCGGCACGCGTCAGACATTGGCTGCAACTTCGACCACCTCGTCTGGGGGTACGACCTCCCGGCGTCGCGGTGGTTCGATCGCGGCGAACTTCGGCAGCTCGACCCGGGCGAGTACACCGACTTCCAGTCGCACCGGGAAGATGTGGAGGGTCCCGTTGAGAAGGTCGTCCGCGTCGTCTCAGGCCGCGGCGTGCTCCGGACCGAACACCGGGACGAACCGCTCGAGCGCTTCGACCTCGTCACCGTCCCGACGGGTGCGGCCTACCAGCTCGGGAACGCCGGCACCAATGAACTCTGGCTCGCGTCGTGGACGTCGGTCGGCGACAACCACCTGCACGAGGCGTCAACGCTCGAACCGGCTGAACGGACTGGGGCTCGCGAGGAGTACGAGCGCGTCATGGCCGCACGAACGGACGAGGGGTTGCAGACAGCTCCTGGGTACGCCGGCGACTACGACGGCGACCCGGACGAGGACCGCCCGGAGCCGACGGTCACGCGGTTCGCGGAGTCGATGCCGAAGGTATTCCACGAGTCGCCTGCGGTCGGCTGTAACGCGGACCGACCCGACTGGATTACGACGACCGAAGACCTAGAGTGGTTCTCCGACAGCGTCGTCATGCGGCTGGATCCCGGGACGTACACGAGTCTGCATACGCACTTCGACAACGAGGGCCCCCACGAGGAGGTCTACTGGGTGATGGCGGGCGAGGCACGGCTCGTGACGGAGTACCGCGACGAGCGACTGCGTCGCTTCGACTGCGCGTTCTTCCCGACGAACAACCCTCACTCGATCGGGAACGTCGGCACGGACACGCTCTGGGTGGGGGCGTGGGGCGCCCGCGGCGGGCGGGAGGCTGAGTTCGAACTCGACGATCTCGAGGTCTCGGAGCGACCGGGGCAGGCTGAGGAGTACGAGCGTGTGATGGCGGCGCGGAAGGAGCGAGGACTCTCGACGCCCTCGTGGGTGTCGTTCGACGACGAGTGA
- a CDS encoding alpha/beta fold hydrolase, translating into MSFNHEYAQANGIELHYVREGSEFPLFLVHGWPEFWRAWRKNVPVLAESFDIIVPDLRGFGDSEKPDVPAEEGYGVDAHVEDMLALADELEIDEFGFVSHDLGAYVGQEIARQHPDVLRGLFLFDTPYPGIGERWRDPEHIDEIWYQSFNQQPWAADLVGSSREACEAYIGHFLDHWAGDPSAFGEEDRQAWVDTYLQEGNLQGGFNWYIAADDARKELMREGAPEMDPIEVPTRILWGELDPIVNAEWADRIGEYFADYELDTVPSAGHFLHHEKPEQANAEIESFFEGLD; encoded by the coding sequence ATGTCGTTTAACCACGAGTACGCTCAGGCGAACGGTATTGAACTGCATTACGTCCGAGAGGGGTCGGAGTTCCCGCTGTTCCTAGTGCACGGCTGGCCGGAGTTTTGGCGTGCGTGGCGAAAGAACGTCCCCGTACTCGCGGAGTCGTTCGACATCATCGTCCCGGACCTCCGCGGGTTCGGTGACTCCGAGAAACCGGACGTTCCCGCCGAGGAGGGGTACGGTGTCGACGCGCACGTCGAGGACATGCTTGCGCTCGCGGATGAACTGGAAATCGACGAGTTCGGGTTCGTGAGCCACGACCTCGGCGCGTACGTCGGACAGGAGATCGCGCGCCAACACCCCGACGTGCTCCGCGGTCTCTTCCTCTTCGACACGCCGTACCCGGGGATCGGCGAACGCTGGCGAGACCCCGAGCACATCGACGAGATCTGGTACCAGTCGTTCAATCAGCAGCCCTGGGCTGCGGACCTCGTCGGCTCCAGCCGCGAGGCCTGCGAGGCGTACATCGGGCACTTCCTCGATCACTGGGCGGGCGACCCATCGGCGTTCGGCGAAGAAGACCGCCAGGCCTGGGTCGACACGTACCTCCAGGAAGGGAACCTCCAGGGCGGATTCAACTGGTACATCGCTGCCGACGACGCCCGGAAGGAGTTGATGCGCGAGGGTGCCCCGGAGATGGACCCCATCGAGGTCCCGACGCGCATCCTCTGGGGCGAGCTTGACCCGATAGTCAACGCCGAGTGGGCCGACCGGATCGGCGAGTACTTCGCCGACTACGAACTCGACACCGTCCCCAGCGCCGGCCACTTCCTCCACCACGAGAAGCCCGAGCAGGCGAACGCCGAGATCGAATCGTTCTTCGAGGGACTCGACTGA
- a CDS encoding aspartate/glutamate racemase family protein, with translation MTRVALFHTVAALTGRFEELADEYLADAEWYHVVDESVLDDMLDAGELTPNVTERICTQLALAQRGGADIVLDTCSSTSPAVDVSRKLVDVPIVKIDDPMTERAVEIGDRIVVVATAASTLGPSKDLVERKGEEAGRDVTVETVLVDEAFEARRAGDLEMHDELVSEAVEDFADDFDVVVLAQASMSHLESSLFERTSVPVLSSPDLAMEHIAELVSASP, from the coding sequence ATGACGCGCGTCGCGCTCTTCCACACGGTCGCAGCCCTTACGGGTCGGTTCGAGGAACTCGCCGATGAGTACCTCGCCGACGCGGAGTGGTACCACGTCGTGGACGAGAGCGTCCTCGACGACATGCTCGACGCGGGCGAACTCACACCGAACGTCACCGAGCGCATCTGTACACAACTCGCACTTGCACAACGCGGCGGGGCCGACATCGTCCTCGATACGTGTTCGAGCACGTCCCCAGCGGTTGACGTCTCGCGGAAGCTCGTCGACGTCCCTATCGTGAAGATCGACGACCCGATGACTGAGCGAGCCGTCGAGATCGGCGACCGAATTGTGGTCGTCGCGACGGCCGCCTCGACGCTCGGCCCGAGCAAGGACCTCGTCGAACGGAAGGGCGAAGAAGCCGGCCGCGATGTAACGGTCGAGACAGTCCTCGTGGACGAAGCGTTCGAGGCTCGACGGGCAGGCGACCTCGAAATGCACGACGAACTCGTCTCTGAGGCCGTCGAGGACTTCGCCGACGACTTCGACGTCGTCGTACTTGCACAGGCGTCGATGAGTCACCTGGAGTCCTCGCTGTTCGAGCGCACGAGCGTGCCGGTGCTTTCCAGTCCAGATCTCGCGATGGAACACATCGCCGAACTCGTCAGCGCGAGTCCCTGA
- a CDS encoding SDR family oxidoreductase → MTDWLADDVAVVTGGASGNGRAISTTLAEHGADVVVADIQKEPREGGDPTHELVESEYGQRGEFVECDVTNMDQLENVFDAAEALGGVSILVNNAGITEDTQFLDETEDDFDRIMDINVKGPFFAAQFAAERMVDADREGSIVNIASISGIVGRGNGVVYSASKGALRLMTYALAASLGPYGIRVNDVSPGVVETSMTHDDLGMFETDAAEQYAGRTPLGRVGRPKDIGNAVLYLASPLADFVNGESLVVDGGATNSHGIESSEDE, encoded by the coding sequence ATGACCGATTGGTTAGCGGACGACGTAGCAGTAGTCACTGGTGGCGCGAGCGGGAACGGCCGAGCGATCAGCACCACTCTCGCCGAACACGGCGCCGACGTGGTCGTCGCAGACATCCAGAAGGAGCCCAGGGAGGGTGGCGACCCGACGCACGAACTCGTCGAATCCGAGTACGGTCAGCGCGGCGAGTTCGTGGAGTGCGACGTCACGAATATGGACCAGCTCGAGAACGTGTTCGATGCGGCCGAGGCGCTCGGTGGCGTCAGCATCCTCGTCAACAACGCCGGCATCACGGAAGATACGCAGTTTCTCGACGAAACCGAAGACGACTTCGACCGCATCATGGACATCAACGTGAAGGGGCCGTTCTTCGCTGCTCAGTTCGCCGCAGAGCGGATGGTCGACGCGGACCGCGAGGGGAGCATCGTGAACATCGCGAGCATCTCCGGAATCGTCGGCCGCGGGAACGGTGTCGTCTACAGTGCCTCGAAAGGCGCGCTCCGCCTGATGACGTACGCGCTCGCAGCGTCGCTGGGACCGTACGGCATCCGCGTGAACGACGTTTCGCCAGGAGTCGTAGAGACGAGCATGACCCACGACGACCTCGGCATGTTCGAAACCGACGCGGCCGAACAGTACGCCGGGCGAACGCCCCTCGGTCGCGTCGGCAGACCCAAGGACATTGGGAACGCCGTGCTCTACCTCGCCAGTCCGCTTGCGGACTTCGTCAACGGCGAGAGCCTCGTCGTCGACGGCGGCGCGACGAACTCCCACGGTATCGAGTCGTCCGAAGACGAATGA
- a CDS encoding VOC family protein, whose translation MFTKIHHIAFVVEDIESSMTSFEENYGMELLTRGEMTAQYQIPQEIDVALYQAGDNIVELIEPLSDEGWTYDVLQEQGDGWFHIAFAVDDIRESMAELESRGIRIWDDEPSQGFAWKVVTLEPEDTLVPMQLVEETD comes from the coding sequence ATGTTCACCAAGATCCACCACATCGCGTTCGTCGTCGAAGACATCGAATCGTCAATGACTAGCTTCGAAGAGAACTACGGGATGGAACTCCTCACACGCGGGGAGATGACCGCGCAGTACCAGATTCCCCAGGAGATAGACGTCGCGCTTTACCAGGCTGGGGATAACATCGTCGAACTCATCGAGCCCCTCAGCGACGAGGGCTGGACGTACGACGTCCTCCAGGAGCAGGGCGACGGCTGGTTCCACATCGCGTTCGCCGTCGACGACATCCGCGAGAGCATGGCCGAACTCGAGTCGCGTGGCATCCGTATCTGGGACGACGAGCCGTCGCAGGGGTTTGCGTGGAAGGTTGTCACACTCGAACCCGAGGACACGCTCGTCCCGATGCAGCTCGTCGAGGAGACCGACTGA
- a CDS encoding ribulose-bisphosphate carboxylase large subunit family protein: protein MTQGTTRSDSRTEATYLIETPQPVERVAEMIADEQSSGTFVDVPSETDALREHHAARIEATTELETVPEPSLPGSKPATDANTNDVSYTRAEVALSFPLENTGTSLPNLMTTVAGNLYELQPLSGIRLVDLDLPDEFAAENPGPQFGIEGTRELVDVHDRPIIGTIVKPNVGLSPADTAEVLEPVVDAGVDFVKDDELIASPPYSPVKERVEAVMDVVNRHEDETGDRVMYACNITGTVDEMLERHDAVKDAGGNCVMVSLQSVGLAAVQALREEADLPIHGHRNGWGALSRCPQLGFSYVAYQQFWRLAGVDHLHVSGLRNKFTESDESVIQSAKAVQRPIAFPDDVAMPVFSSGQWAAQAPDTYDALGNCDLMYLAGGGILGHPDGPAAGVAHLKQGWEAAMEGIPLEEYATDHDALSTALDYYEQ, encoded by the coding sequence ATGACCCAGGGCACCACGCGCAGCGACTCCCGGACGGAGGCAACGTACCTGATCGAGACGCCCCAGCCCGTCGAACGAGTCGCAGAGATGATAGCCGACGAACAGTCCTCCGGTACGTTCGTCGACGTCCCCAGCGAGACCGACGCGCTCCGAGAGCATCACGCCGCGCGCATCGAGGCGACAACCGAACTGGAGACCGTCCCCGAACCCTCGCTCCCAGGGTCGAAGCCCGCAACCGACGCGAATACGAATGACGTCTCGTACACGCGTGCGGAGGTCGCCCTCTCGTTCCCGCTCGAGAACACGGGGACGTCGCTCCCAAACCTCATGACGACCGTCGCGGGAAACCTGTACGAGCTCCAGCCGCTCTCCGGGATTCGACTCGTCGACCTCGACCTACCCGACGAGTTCGCGGCCGAGAACCCCGGCCCACAGTTCGGAATCGAGGGGACGCGCGAGCTCGTCGATGTCCACGACCGGCCGATCATCGGGACAATCGTGAAACCAAACGTCGGCCTCTCGCCCGCGGACACCGCCGAAGTCCTCGAGCCCGTCGTCGACGCGGGTGTTGACTTCGTCAAGGACGACGAACTCATCGCGAGCCCGCCGTACTCGCCCGTCAAGGAGCGTGTCGAAGCGGTGATGGACGTCGTCAATCGACACGAGGACGAGACCGGCGATCGCGTCATGTACGCGTGCAACATTACGGGTACCGTCGACGAGATGCTGGAGCGCCACGACGCCGTTAAGGACGCCGGTGGGAACTGCGTAATGGTCAGCCTCCAGAGCGTTGGGCTCGCCGCGGTGCAGGCACTTCGCGAGGAAGCCGACCTCCCTATTCACGGCCACCGGAACGGCTGGGGCGCACTCTCTCGGTGTCCCCAGCTCGGGTTCAGTTACGTGGCGTACCAGCAGTTCTGGCGGCTCGCCGGTGTCGACCACCTCCACGTAAGCGGCCTCCGGAACAAGTTCACGGAGTCCGACGAGTCCGTCATCCAGTCGGCGAAGGCCGTCCAGCGTCCCATCGCCTTCCCTGACGATGTCGCGATGCCGGTGTTCTCCTCGGGCCAGTGGGCTGCGCAGGCGCCAGACACGTACGACGCCCTCGGGAATTGCGACCTCATGTATCTCGCCGGCGGCGGCATCCTCGGGCACCCTGACGGCCCCGCCGCAGGCGTCGCGCACTTAAAACAGGGCTGGGAGGCCGCGATGGAGGGAATCCCGCTCGAGGAGTACGCGACCGACCACGACGCACTCAGCACCGCACTTGACTACTACGAACAATGA
- a CDS encoding four-carbon acid sugar kinase family protein, whose protein sequence is MTDETTRSNDDLLMAFYGDDFTGSTDALEGLADNGVRALLFVDDPPTPEELKQFDDLDALGVAGASRSMTLPEMTEELRPAFEMLSNLDVPIVHYKVCSTFDSAPDVGSIGHAIDIGQAEYDSSIVPVTQGTEVPHGRYVAFSNLFAVQNGDTYRIDRHPTMRDHPVTPMREGDLRRHLAEQTDRSIGRVDIKDLDSVTTAESALEDASEEGEIVVFDALDTDHLEVIGRVLWDRANKAFGPLFMVGSSGVQHHSLVHAWEEDDLIDREDRLYRKRDSVDTLLVVAGSASSTTAAQIDWASGNGFLDIRLDTEALVDPDAATNARSSAVKTAVDAIEDGQSVVLYSAHGPGDLALENTRKHYDSLDVDGTLETRLGREQGAILREVLERTGLTRACVAGGDTSSHAIPQLDIRALEAIAPVGPGAPLCRVHADESTFDGLELALKGGQIGTRNEDADYFGAVRDGGVAVDG, encoded by the coding sequence ATGACAGACGAGACGACCCGATCGAACGACGACCTCCTGATGGCGTTCTACGGGGACGACTTCACGGGGTCGACTGACGCACTAGAAGGCCTTGCGGACAACGGCGTCCGCGCACTGTTGTTCGTCGACGATCCACCGACGCCCGAGGAGCTGAAGCAATTCGACGACCTGGACGCACTCGGCGTTGCTGGCGCGAGCCGGTCGATGACTCTGCCCGAGATGACCGAGGAACTCCGACCGGCATTCGAGATGCTCAGCAATCTCGACGTCCCAATCGTCCACTACAAGGTCTGTTCGACGTTCGACTCTGCACCCGACGTCGGCAGCATCGGACACGCTATCGACATCGGCCAGGCCGAGTACGACTCCTCGATCGTCCCCGTCACGCAGGGCACCGAGGTCCCCCACGGCCGGTACGTCGCGTTCTCGAATCTCTTCGCCGTCCAGAACGGCGATACGTACCGGATTGACCGCCATCCGACGATGCGCGACCACCCTGTGACTCCGATGCGGGAGGGCGACCTGCGCCGACACCTCGCCGAGCAGACCGACCGCTCTATCGGCCGAGTCGACATCAAGGATCTCGATTCAGTCACTACAGCGGAGTCGGCGCTTGAGGACGCGAGCGAGGAGGGCGAAATAGTTGTCTTCGACGCGCTCGATACCGATCATCTTGAGGTCATCGGTCGAGTGCTTTGGGACCGTGCGAACAAAGCATTCGGCCCGCTGTTCATGGTCGGATCCTCCGGTGTCCAGCATCACTCTCTGGTGCACGCATGGGAGGAAGACGACCTCATCGACCGCGAAGACCGACTGTACCGCAAGCGCGATTCTGTCGACACGTTACTCGTCGTCGCCGGGAGTGCGTCGTCGACGACGGCCGCACAGATTGACTGGGCGAGCGGGAACGGCTTCCTCGACATCCGCCTCGACACCGAGGCGCTGGTCGACCCGGACGCGGCCACGAACGCGCGCTCGTCGGCGGTGAAGACAGCAGTCGATGCCATCGAGGACGGGCAGAGCGTCGTCCTCTACTCCGCTCACGGCCCGGGCGATTTGGCTCTGGAGAACACCCGCAAGCACTACGACTCGCTAGATGTAGACGGTACGCTGGAGACTCGACTCGGGCGGGAACAGGGCGCGATACTCCGTGAGGTTCTTGAACGAACCGGACTGACCCGGGCGTGCGTCGCCGGCGGCGACACGAGCAGTCACGCCATCCCGCAACTCGACATCCGCGCGCTCGAAGCGATCGCACCCGTCGGCCCGGGCGCGCCGCTGTGTCGCGTGCACGCCGACGAGTCGACGTTCGATGGCCTCGAACTCGCGCTCAAGGGCGGACAGATCGGGACGCGAAACGAGGACGCCGACTACTTTGGCGCGGTTCGCGACGGCGGCGTCGCCGTCGACGGGTAA
- a CDS encoding SDR family oxidoreductase encodes MNGVALVVVATSVTHDDLGMLNAGGTVKFRNTIPIGRVGTPQGIGDAVCYLVSSLADFDNGERLVVDGATTNTQGIGSTDDE; translated from the coding sequence GTGAACGGCGTCGCCCTGGTCGTCGTCGCTACGAGCGTAACCCACGACGATCTCGGGATGCTCAACGCCGGTGGCACGGTGAAGTTCCGGAATACGATCCCAATTGGTCGCGTCGGCACACCGCAGGGCATCGGCGACGCAGTGTGCTACCTTGTCAGTTCGCTCGCAGACTTCGACAACGGCGAGAGGCTCGTCGTCGACGGCGCCACTACGAACACGCAGGGCATCGGATCGACGGACGACGAATAG